CGAGGAGAACGGCGTCCACTACTGGTTCGTCTCCGACGAGGAGTTCGACGCCATGGTCGACAAGGGCGACCTCCTCGAGTGGGCCGTCGTCCACAAGGCCGCGCGCTACGGCACCCCGCGCGGGCCCGTCGACCTCGCGCTGGCCTCCGGGCACCCGGCGATGCTCGAGATCGACCTGCAGGGTGCCCGCCAGGTGCGCGAGACCATGCCCGAGGCGCTGTTCGTGTTCCTCAAGCCGCCGTCGTGGGACGAGCTCGTACGCCGCCTGGTCGGTCGCGGCACCGAGACCGAGGCCGAGCGGGAGCGGCGCCTCGAGACCGCGCGCGAGGAGCTCGCCGCCGAGCCCGAGTTCGACGTGACCATCGTCAACCACGAAGTTCACGCTGCCGCCGACGAGTTGGTAGCCTTGATGGTCGGACCCGTTCCGCCCACCCCCTGACGAACACGACTAGCGAGGCACCCACACCGTGGCTTCTCCCACCATCGCCGCCGAGGGCGTGACCAACCCCTCGATCGACGACCTGCTCACCAAGACCGACAGCAAGTACAAGCTGGTGCTCTACAGCGCCCAGCGGGCTCGCCAGATCAACGCGTACTACTCCCAGCTCGGCGAGGGCCTGCTGGAGTACGTCGGCCCGCTCGTCGACACCCACGTGCAGGAGAAGCCGCTCTCGATCGCCCTGCGCGAGATCAACGACGACCTCCTGACCTGCGAGGACATCGACCCCGCCGCCGAGGCCGCTGCTGCCGAGGCTGCCGCCGCCGGCGACGCCACGGAGTGACGCGGGCCAGGCGATGAGCCAGGAGGCGCGTCCCGCGCCGAGGGTCGTCCTGGGGGTCGCCGGCGGTATCGCGGCCTACAAGGCCTGCGAGCTGCTGCGACGCTTCACCGAGTCCGGCCACGACGTCACCGTCGTGCCCACCGCCGCGGCGCTGGAGTTCGTCGGCGCCCCGACGTGGGCCGCGCTGTCCGGCAAACCCGTCGCCACCGACGTGTGGGACGGCGTCCACGAGGTGCCGCACGTGCGCATCGGCCAGCAGGCCGACCTCGTGGTCGTCGCCCCGGCGACGGCCGACCTGCTCGCCCGGGCGGCCCACGGGCTGGCCGACGACCTGCTCACCAACACGCTGCTCACCGCCCGCTGCCCGGTGGTGTTCGCCCCGGCGATGCACACCGAGATGTGGGAGCACCCCGCCACCCAGGCCAACGTCGCCACGCTGCGGGCCCGCGGCGCCGTCGTGGTGGAGCCCGCCGAGGGCCGGCTCACCGGCGCCGACACCGGCAAGGGTCGCCTGCCCGACCCGGCCGAGATCTTCGAGCTGGCGCTGGGCGTGCTCGAGCGCGGACACGGCGCGCCGCAGGACCTCGCCGGCCGCAAGGTCGTGGTGTCCGCCGGCGGCACCCGCGAGTACCTCGACCCCGTGCGCTTCCTCGGCAACCGGTCCTCCGGCCGCCAAGGGCACGCGCTGGCCCGCGCCGCGGCCGCGCGGGGCGCCCACGTCACGCTGGTCAGCGCCAACGTCTCGCTGCCCGACCCGGCCGGCGTCAGCGTGGTGCGGGTCGAGACCACCGCCGACCTGCGCGAGGCCGTCCTGGCGGCGACCGCGACCGCCGACGCGGTCGTGATGGCCGCCGCCCCGGCCGACTTCCGTCCCACCGCGGTCAGCGACGCCAAGATCAAGAAGGCCGCCGACGGGTCGGCCCCGCACATCGAGCTGGCCCAGAACCCGGACGTGCTCGCCGAGATCTCCCACGACCGCGCCCGCCCCGGCGCCGTGATCGTCGGCTTCGCCGCCGAGACCGGTGACGACACCGGCTCGGTGCTCGAGCTGGGGCGCGCCAAGCTGGCCCGCAAGGGCTGCGACCTGCTGGTCGTCAACGACGTCAGCGGGGGAGCGGTCTTCGGCAGCGCCGACAACGAGGCCGTGATCCTCGCCGCCGACGGCGCCGAGGTCGAGGTGCCCCGCGGCAGCAAGACCACCCTCGCCCACGTCATCTGGGACGAGGTCGTGCGGCGCGTCGCCGACTGAGACGGGCGTCCCGGATGCCGGGCACCGGGTAGATTTGAAGTCAACTGATCCACACGAGAATCGAGATCCAACGTGGCTGGACGCCTGTTCACCTCCGAGTCGGTGACCGAGGGGCACCCCGACAAGATCGCCGACCGCATCAGCGACTCGGTGCTCGACCACCTGATGGCCGAGGACCCCGACCGCGCCAACCTCCGCGTGGCCGTCGAGACGCTGCTGACCACCGGCCTGGTGGTCGTGGCCGGCGAGGTCCGCACGACCGCCTACGCCCCGGTGGCCGACATCGTGCGCAAGGCGATCCTGGAGATCGGCTACGACTCCTCCGACAAGGGCTTCGACGGCACCACCTGCGGCGTGCAGGTCGCGATCGGCGCGCAGTCCACCGACATCGCGGCCGGCGTCGACGCGGGCCACGAGTCGCGCGTGGGCTCCAGCGAGGACGAGCTCGACCGCCGTGGCGCGGGCGACCAGGGCCTGATGTTCGGCTACGCCTGCGACGACACCCCCGAGCTGATGCCGCTGCCGATCACCATCGCGCAGCGCCTCGCCCAGCGCCTCACCGAGGTCCGCAAGGACGGCACGCTCGACTACCTCCGCCCCGACGGCAAGACCCAGGTCACCATCGAGTACGACGAGGACGACCGCCCGCTGCGCGTCGACACCGTCGTGCTGTCGACCCAGCACGACCCGGGCATCGAGCACGCCGCGCTCGAGGCCGACGTCCAGCGGCACGTCATCGACCCGGTGCTGTCCGCGTTCGACATCCCGTCCGAGGGCTACCGGATGCTGGTCAACCCGACCGGCACCTTCGTCATCGGCGGTCCGATGGGCGACGCCGGCCTGACCGGCCGCAAGATCATCGTCGACACCTATGGCGGCATGGCCCGCCACGGTGGCGGCGCGTTCTCCGGCAAGGACCCGTCGAAGGTGGACCGGTCCGCGGCCTACGCGATGCGCTGGGTCGCCAAGAACGTCGTCGCGGCCGGGCTCGCCCGACGCTGCGAGGCGCAGGTCGCCTACGCGATCGGCAAGGCCGCCCCGGTCGGCGTGTTCATCGAGACCTTCGGCACCGGCGTCGTGGCCGACGAGAAGATCCAGGAGGCGGTGCTCGACGTCTTCGACCTGCGCCCCGCCGCGATCATCCGCGACCTCGACCTGCTCCGCCCGATCTACGCCCAGACCTCGGCGTACGGCCACTTCGGCCGCGAGCTCCCCGACTTCACGTGGGAGAGCACCGACCGGGCCGACAAGCTGAAGGCCGCGGCCGGCATCTGAGGCCACCCGCACGACCGCACCACCGACAGGACCCCCGCCCCGGCGGGGGTCCTGCTCGTTCCGGGGTAAATCCGTGCGAACCCCTCGTGGCGGCCCGGCCGGCAGTCCTACGCTTCCGTGGCGCAACGGGGGGTCTGGCGCACGACAGGGCGGAGACCCGGATGAGGACCTTCAGGAAGCGGACGGCCGCGCTGGGCGTGGCCGCGGTGCTGGTGGGCGGACAGCTCGCCTGGTCGGGCGCGCAGGCCGCCCCGGGAGACGACGGGGCGTCGCTGCTGCGGCAGGACGCGTCGTCGGGGCTGCGGCTCGAGCGTGACCCGCAGGGGGTCGTCGACTTCGTCGGCACCACCGGTGGCGGCAGCGTCGTCAACCCGGCCGTGACCGGCGCGGAGTCGGCGACGGCCGCGGCACGCGCCCACCTGGGCCGCTACGGCTCGGTGCTGGGCCTCACCCGCGGCTCGGAGCTCAGTGCCACCACGACGACGGCCACGCCGTCGGGCCAGGAGGCGGTGCGCTTCCAGCAGGAGGTCGACGGCGCTCCGGTGATCGGCGGCCAGGTCGTCGTCGGCCTGCGTCCGGACCACCAGCTCGGCTCGATGCTCGCCACGCTGTCGACGACCCGCAGCCTCCCCGCCGCCACCGTCGACGCGGCCGACGCCCGGGCGACCGCGCTGCGGAGGGGCTCACGGTCCGCCCGCACCACCGGGCTGGACGTCACCGCCCAGGGCCGCGCCGTGTGGGACCCGGCGGTGTTCGGCAGCCGGGGGAGCGCCCGCGGCGTGTGGCGGTTCGAGGTCGGTGACGGCCAGGCCGTGCGTCGGCTGGTGCTGGTCGACGACCGCTCCGGCCGCGTCGTGCTCGACCTCGACCAGATCGAGCACCTCGACCGGGTCGTGTGCGACCGGGCGAACGCGCCGGGGGCCGCGACTCCCTGCACGTCGATGTTCGCCCGCACCGAGGGCGAGCCCGACACCGGCAACATCGACGTCGACGCGGCCTACGACCACGCCGGCTCGGTCTCGACCGCCTACCAGCAGCTCGCCGGGATCGACCTGACCCAGAAGCTCGGCGTCGACGTCGGTGGCGTCAAGAAGCTCGCCTCCACGGTGCGCTTCTGCCAGCCGACGGGCTCCTGCCCGTATGCCAACGCGTTCTGGAACGGCACCCAGATGTTCTACGGCGACAGCTACGCGGTGGCCGACGACGTGGTGGGCCACGAGATGACCCACGGCGTCATCGACCAGTACTCCGAGCTCTTCTACTGGGGCCAGAGCGGCGCGATGAACGAGTCGATCGCCGACATCATGGGCGAGGTCATCGACCACCGCGCCGGGCTCGAGCCCGCGGACTCCGCGTGGGAGCTCGGCGAGGACCTCCCGATCGGCGCGATCCGCAACATGTCGAACCCGCCCGCGTTCGGCGACCCCGACCGCACCGGCAGCCCGAACTGGTTCGCCGACACCGGGTACGGCGACAACGGCGGCGTCCACTTCAACAGCGGCGTCGGCAACAAGACGGCGTACCTGATCTCCCAGGGCGGCACCTTCAACGGCCAGACCATCGTCGGCATCGACGGCGCGGACACCGCCCTGACCAAGACCGGCATGCTCTACTTCGACGCCATCACGCGACTCACCTCGGGCAGCGACTACGCCAACCTGGCGGCCGTCCTCGAGCAGGGCTGCGCCGACTTCGCCGCCAGCGGCACCGCCGGCTTCACTGCCGCCGACTGCGACAACGTCCGCAAGGCCGTGGCCGCCACCGAGCTGCGCACGACACCCGTCAACGCGCCGCAGCCCGCGGACGCGGTGAAGGCGTGCCCGACCGGGACGACGCTGCGCGAGCTCTTCAACAGCGAGACCGGCGACCCGGCCACCAAGTTCACGTCCTCCGCCCCCGGCATGTGGGGCTACGGCGTCAACGCCGACTGGGACACCAACGCCACCTCGGGCAAGACGTCGTGGTTCGGCTACAACCCCGACCCGTCGTTCGGCGACCCCGCCTCCGCGGCGCTGACCGCCACCAGCGGCATCGCGCTCCCGGCCGGGCAGCAGTCGTACCTGCACTTCCAGAGCTGGCGCCTCTTCGAGTGGTACGACGACGTCACCCCGTTCTACATCGACGGCGGCACGGTCGAGGTCGACGCAGGCGCCGGCCCGGTCGACACCGCGGGGCTGCCGTGGACCAACGGGCCGCGGCAGGTGCTGCAGCCCTACCCGGGGACCACCAACCCGTGGGCCGGCAGGGCCGCGTTCGCCGGTGACAGCTTCGGGTGGAACGCCAGCCAGCTCGACCTGTCGTCCTTCGCCGGAGCGACCGTGAAGCCGGTGTTCACCACGCGGGGCGACGCCACGGTCGGCTACATCGGCTGGTGGCTCGACGACATCTCGGTCTACACCTGCGACGTCCCGCCCGTCGTGACGCCGCCGACACCGCCCGTGGTGACGAAGTCCGCGTCGCGCACCACCCTGGAGGTCAGCACCGGCGCGAAGGTCAAGGTGACCGCGAAGGTGAAGGCCGCCGTCCGGGTCGGCGGCAAGGTCGCCTTCTCGCTGAAGGGGGCCGGGAAGAAGAAGGTCACCCGCGCGGTGAAGGTCAGGAAGGGCAAGGCCGTGCTGGTGCTCACGAGCAAGGACCTCGCCCGGCTCGGCACCGGCAAGGTGAAGGTGAAGGCCACCTACAAGGGGACGGACACCGTCGCCCGCAGCACCGCGAGGCGTACCTTCCGCCTGCGGTGAGGCGACGGGCGGATCGCCTGACCGAGCGTCGGAGGCCGCTGGTTGAATGCCGCCCATGAGCGAGCACGAGGCCCCGGGAGCAGACATGCTCCCGGGGCTCCGCGCCGCCGTCGACGACGCACGCGCCAAGGCGGCCGCGACGCGCCGCCGCACGGCCGCCGCGTGGGAGCCCGCCTCGACCGACCCGGTCGCCCGGGTCCTGGTCGACATCGCGCTCGCCCACCTCGACCGGCCCTTCGACTACGCCGTGCCGAGCACGATGGCCGACACGGCCGTCCCGGGCGCCCGCGTCAAGGTCCGCTTCGCCGGCCAGGACGTCGACGGGTTCGTGGTCGAGCGCGCGTCGACGACCGACCACACCGGCCGGCTCCAGCCCCTGCGCCGGGTCGTCGGCCCGGAGCCGGTGCTGCTGCCGGAGGTCGTCCGCCTCACCGAGACGCTCGCCCGGCGCTACGCCGGTGCCCGCTCCGACGTGCTGCGCCTCGCCGTCCCGCCCCGGCACGCCCGCGCCGAGAAGGATCCTTCCGTCCCGGCGCCGCCGTTCACCGCGGGACCGGCGACGACGTGGGGCGACGTCGCCCACGCCGACGCGTTCCTGCGGCGGCTCGCGGCGGGCGAGGCACCCCGGGCGGTGTGGTCGGCGGCGCCGGCCGACGACTGGCCGGCCATGCTCGCCGACGCCGTCGCCGCCACCTACGCCGCGGGACGCGGTGCGCTGGTCTGCGTGCCCGACCGGCGTGACGTCGACCGGGTGGACGCGGCGCTGCGCGCCCGGCTGGGCGAGGGACACCACGTCTGCCTCACCGCCGACGGTGGTCCCGCCGCGCGGCACCGCGACTTCCTCACCGTCGCGCGCGGGGCTCGCAGGGTCGTCGTCGGCACCCGGTCCGCCGCCTTCGCGCCCGTGCACGACCTCGGCCTGGTCGTCGTGTGGGACGACGGTGACGACCTGCACGCCGAGCCGCGGGCGCCGTACCCCCACACCCGCGAGGTGCTCCTGACCCGCGCGGACCAGCAGGGCACGGCCGCCCTCGTCGCCGGGGTCGCCCGCACCCCGGAGGCGCAGCACCTGCTGGCGTCGGGATGGGCGCACGAGCTGACCACCCCGCGCTCCGTGCTGCGCACCCGGGTCCGCGTCGAGGCGGTCCCGGGCGAGGACCGCGCCGTCGGCACCCGGATCCCGCGGCCCGCCTACGACGCGATCCGCCGCGGGCTGGAGTCCGGTCCGGTCCTGGTGCAGACCCCGCGGGCCGGCTACGCCGCCGCGCTCGCCTGCGACACCTGCCGGACGCCGGCCCGGTGCACGGCCTGCACCGGTCCGCTCACCGTCCCGGGTCCCGTCGACCCGCCGCAGTGCCGCTGGTGCGGCCACACCGAGCCGGCGTGGGCCTGCCCCACCTGCGGCGGACGGGGGCTGCGCGCCCCGGTGCGTGGCGAGGCCCGCACCGCCGAGGAGCTCGGCCGGATGTTCCCCGGCACGACCGTGCGCAGCTCGAGCGGCGACCGGGTGCTGGCGAGCGTCGGCGCCCGCGCGGACGTCGTCGTCGCCACCGTCGGGGCCGAGCCGGTCGCCGCGGAGGGCTACGCGGCCGTCGTGGTGCTCGACACGTGGCTGTCGCTGGCCCGCGACGACCTCCGCGCCACCGAGGAGGCCCTGCGCCGCTGGCTCAACGCGGCGGCGCTCGTGCGCCCGGGAGGTCACGTCGTCGCCGTCGGCGATCCCGCCCACCCCGTCCTCCAGGCCCTGGTGCGGTGGGACCCGGCGGGGTTCGCGCGGCGCGAGGCGGAGGAGCGGGCCGCGGCGCACCTGCCGCCCGCGGCCCGGATCGCGTCCCTCGCCGGTGACCTCGGCGCCCTCGACGACGCGCTCCACCTGCTCGACCTCCCCGACGGGGCCGAGGTGCTGGGGCCGGTGCCGCTGCCGGTGGGCGACGAGCACCGGGTCGTGCTGCGGGTGCCGTGGTCGCGCGGCCCGGAGCTCTCCCGTGCGCTCGGCGACCTCCAGCGGCTCCGGTCGGCGCGCAAGCTCGACCCCGTGCGCGTCCAGGTCGACCCGCTGACGATCTGACCCGACCGCCCGTCTGGGTGGGCGTCCGGCCCTTCCCTAGACTGGGGCGTTCGTGCACCGCCCACCCCCAGCGATCACAAGGAGCTCCGTGGCCGTCCAGCCCATCCGTCTCTTCGGCGATCCCGTCCTGCGCCAGCGCGCGGTCGAGGTCGACGACTTCGACAAGGAGGTCCGCCAGCTGGTGACCGACCTGACGGACACCATGCTCGCGGCGCCCGGCGCCGGGCTCGCCGCCCCGCAGATCGGCGTCGGCCTGCGCGTGTTCACCTGGAACGTCCACGGGGAGGTCGGCCACCTCGTCAACCCGTCGCTGGAGCTCTCCGACGAGACCCAGGACGGTGCCGAGGGGTGCCTGTCGCTGCCCGAGCTCACCTACGACTGCCTGCGTGCGCTCTCCGTGGTCGCCACCGGCTTCGACATGCACGGCGAGCCGCAGCGGATCGAGGCCTCCGACCTGCTCGCCCGGGCGATGCAGCACGAGACCGACCACCTCGACGGCATCCTCTTCATCGACAAGCTCGACACCGCAGCCCGCAAGGCGGCGATGAAGGAGATCCGCGAGTCCGAGTGGTTCGGCCTCGAGCGGCCGACGATCAGGGTGAGCCCCCACGCCACCAACGGGTTCGCCCGATGAGGAGGCAGGGCTGATGCGCGTCGTCTTCGCCGGCACCCCCGAGGTCGCCGTCCCCGCCCTCGACGCGATCGCGGCGAGCCGCCACGAGCTCGTCGGGGTCGTCACCCGTCCCGACGCCCCGAGCGGGCGAGGCCGCAAGCTGGTCGCCAGCCCGGTCGCCCAGCGCGCCGCCGAGCTCGGCGTACCGGTCCTCACGCCCGAGCACCCCCGCGACCCGGACTTCCAGGCGGCGCTCGCCGACCTGCGCCCCGACGCGTGCCCGGTCGTGGCCTACGGCGCCCTCCTGCCGCAGTCAGCGCTCGACCTGGTGCCGCACGGCTGGATCAACCTGCACTTCTCCGTGCTGCCGTCGTGGCGGGGCGCGGCTCCCGTCCAGCACGCGCTGTGGGCCGGTGACGAGGTCACCGGGGCCAGCACGTTCCGCATCGTCAAGGCGCTCGACGCCGGCCCGGTCTTCGGGGTGATGACCGAGCGGGTCCGTCCCGACGACACCGCCGGCGACCTGCTCGCCCGCCTCGCCGAGGGCGGCGCCGGCCTGCTGGTCCAGACCCTCGACGGCATCGAGGACGGCACCCTCGAGGCGCGCGAGCAGCAGGAGGAGGGCGTCTCGTTCGCCCCGAAGATCCTCGTCGACGACGCCCGAGTCGACTGGACCCACCCGGCCGTGGCGATCGACCGGCAGGTCCGTGCGTGCACGCCGGCCCCGGGCGCGTGGAGCACCTTCGACGGCGAGCGGATCAAGCTCGGCCCGGTCCGGCCCGTCGACCGCGAGCCGCTCGCGCCGGGCGTCCTCGAGGTCACCAAGAACGCCGTCCTCGTCGGCACCGCGACCGCCCCCGTCGAGCTCGGTGACGTCAAGGCGTTCGGCAAGAAGCAGATGCGTGCCGCCGACTGGGCGCGCGGCGTGCGGCTGGAGTCGGGTGCGCGGTTCGGCGACGG
Above is a genomic segment from Nocardioides okcheonensis containing:
- the gmk gene encoding guanylate kinase, producing the protein MTGPAAGTAPGRSRLIVLAGPTAVGKGTVAAAVRETHPEVWISVSATTRAPRPGEENGVHYWFVSDEEFDAMVDKGDLLEWAVVHKAARYGTPRGPVDLALASGHPAMLEIDLQGARQVRETMPEALFVFLKPPSWDELVRRLVGRGTETEAERERRLETAREELAAEPEFDVTIVNHEVHAAADELVALMVGPVPPTP
- the rpoZ gene encoding DNA-directed RNA polymerase subunit omega; protein product: MASPTIAAEGVTNPSIDDLLTKTDSKYKLVLYSAQRARQINAYYSQLGEGLLEYVGPLVDTHVQEKPLSIALREINDDLLTCEDIDPAAEAAAAEAAAAGDATE
- the coaBC gene encoding bifunctional phosphopantothenoylcysteine decarboxylase/phosphopantothenate--cysteine ligase CoaBC gives rise to the protein MSQEARPAPRVVLGVAGGIAAYKACELLRRFTESGHDVTVVPTAAALEFVGAPTWAALSGKPVATDVWDGVHEVPHVRIGQQADLVVVAPATADLLARAAHGLADDLLTNTLLTARCPVVFAPAMHTEMWEHPATQANVATLRARGAVVVEPAEGRLTGADTGKGRLPDPAEIFELALGVLERGHGAPQDLAGRKVVVSAGGTREYLDPVRFLGNRSSGRQGHALARAAAARGAHVTLVSANVSLPDPAGVSVVRVETTADLREAVLAATATADAVVMAAAPADFRPTAVSDAKIKKAADGSAPHIELAQNPDVLAEISHDRARPGAVIVGFAAETGDDTGSVLELGRAKLARKGCDLLVVNDVSGGAVFGSADNEAVILAADGAEVEVPRGSKTTLAHVIWDEVVRRVAD
- the metK gene encoding methionine adenosyltransferase, which produces MAGRLFTSESVTEGHPDKIADRISDSVLDHLMAEDPDRANLRVAVETLLTTGLVVVAGEVRTTAYAPVADIVRKAILEIGYDSSDKGFDGTTCGVQVAIGAQSTDIAAGVDAGHESRVGSSEDELDRRGAGDQGLMFGYACDDTPELMPLPITIAQRLAQRLTEVRKDGTLDYLRPDGKTQVTIEYDEDDRPLRVDTVVLSTQHDPGIEHAALEADVQRHVIDPVLSAFDIPSEGYRMLVNPTGTFVIGGPMGDAGLTGRKIIVDTYGGMARHGGGAFSGKDPSKVDRSAAYAMRWVAKNVVAAGLARRCEAQVAYAIGKAAPVGVFIETFGTGVVADEKIQEAVLDVFDLRPAAIIRDLDLLRPIYAQTSAYGHFGRELPDFTWESTDRADKLKAAAGI
- a CDS encoding M4 family metallopeptidase; its protein translation is MRTFRKRTAALGVAAVLVGGQLAWSGAQAAPGDDGASLLRQDASSGLRLERDPQGVVDFVGTTGGGSVVNPAVTGAESATAAARAHLGRYGSVLGLTRGSELSATTTTATPSGQEAVRFQQEVDGAPVIGGQVVVGLRPDHQLGSMLATLSTTRSLPAATVDAADARATALRRGSRSARTTGLDVTAQGRAVWDPAVFGSRGSARGVWRFEVGDGQAVRRLVLVDDRSGRVVLDLDQIEHLDRVVCDRANAPGAATPCTSMFARTEGEPDTGNIDVDAAYDHAGSVSTAYQQLAGIDLTQKLGVDVGGVKKLASTVRFCQPTGSCPYANAFWNGTQMFYGDSYAVADDVVGHEMTHGVIDQYSELFYWGQSGAMNESIADIMGEVIDHRAGLEPADSAWELGEDLPIGAIRNMSNPPAFGDPDRTGSPNWFADTGYGDNGGVHFNSGVGNKTAYLISQGGTFNGQTIVGIDGADTALTKTGMLYFDAITRLTSGSDYANLAAVLEQGCADFAASGTAGFTAADCDNVRKAVAATELRTTPVNAPQPADAVKACPTGTTLRELFNSETGDPATKFTSSAPGMWGYGVNADWDTNATSGKTSWFGYNPDPSFGDPASAALTATSGIALPAGQQSYLHFQSWRLFEWYDDVTPFYIDGGTVEVDAGAGPVDTAGLPWTNGPRQVLQPYPGTTNPWAGRAAFAGDSFGWNASQLDLSSFAGATVKPVFTTRGDATVGYIGWWLDDISVYTCDVPPVVTPPTPPVVTKSASRTTLEVSTGAKVKVTAKVKAAVRVGGKVAFSLKGAGKKKVTRAVKVRKGKAVLVLTSKDLARLGTGKVKVKATYKGTDTVARSTARRTFRLR
- a CDS encoding primosomal protein N', whose amino-acid sequence is MSEHEAPGADMLPGLRAAVDDARAKAAATRRRTAAAWEPASTDPVARVLVDIALAHLDRPFDYAVPSTMADTAVPGARVKVRFAGQDVDGFVVERASTTDHTGRLQPLRRVVGPEPVLLPEVVRLTETLARRYAGARSDVLRLAVPPRHARAEKDPSVPAPPFTAGPATTWGDVAHADAFLRRLAAGEAPRAVWSAAPADDWPAMLADAVAATYAAGRGALVCVPDRRDVDRVDAALRARLGEGHHVCLTADGGPAARHRDFLTVARGARRVVVGTRSAAFAPVHDLGLVVVWDDGDDLHAEPRAPYPHTREVLLTRADQQGTAALVAGVARTPEAQHLLASGWAHELTTPRSVLRTRVRVEAVPGEDRAVGTRIPRPAYDAIRRGLESGPVLVQTPRAGYAAALACDTCRTPARCTACTGPLTVPGPVDPPQCRWCGHTEPAWACPTCGGRGLRAPVRGEARTAEELGRMFPGTTVRSSSGDRVLASVGARADVVVATVGAEPVAAEGYAAVVVLDTWLSLARDDLRATEEALRRWLNAAALVRPGGHVVAVGDPAHPVLQALVRWDPAGFARREAEERAAAHLPPAARIASLAGDLGALDDALHLLDLPDGAEVLGPVPLPVGDEHRVVLRVPWSRGPELSRALGDLQRLRSARKLDPVRVQVDPLTI
- the def gene encoding peptide deformylase, with product MAVQPIRLFGDPVLRQRAVEVDDFDKEVRQLVTDLTDTMLAAPGAGLAAPQIGVGLRVFTWNVHGEVGHLVNPSLELSDETQDGAEGCLSLPELTYDCLRALSVVATGFDMHGEPQRIEASDLLARAMQHETDHLDGILFIDKLDTAARKAAMKEIRESEWFGLERPTIRVSPHATNGFAR
- the fmt gene encoding methionyl-tRNA formyltransferase, producing the protein MRVVFAGTPEVAVPALDAIAASRHELVGVVTRPDAPSGRGRKLVASPVAQRAAELGVPVLTPEHPRDPDFQAALADLRPDACPVVAYGALLPQSALDLVPHGWINLHFSVLPSWRGAAPVQHALWAGDEVTGASTFRIVKALDAGPVFGVMTERVRPDDTAGDLLARLAEGGAGLLVQTLDGIEDGTLEAREQQEEGVSFAPKILVDDARVDWTHPAVAIDRQVRACTPAPGAWSTFDGERIKLGPVRPVDREPLAPGVLEVTKNAVLVGTATAPVELGDVKAFGKKQMRAADWARGVRLESGARFGDGA